A portion of the Chaetodon trifascialis isolate fChaTrf1 chromosome 7, fChaTrf1.hap1, whole genome shotgun sequence genome contains these proteins:
- the mdh2 gene encoding malate dehydrogenase, mitochondrial, which translates to MFSRAVRPTVSLARSLSTSSQNNAKVAVLGASGGIGQPLSLLLKNSPLVSHLSLYDIAHTPGVAADLSHIETRAQVTGHMGPDQLDAALQGCDVVVIPAGVPRKPGMTRDDLFNTNATIVATLADACARNCPEAMICIIANPVNSTIPITSEIMKKHGVYNPNKVFGVTTLDIVRANTFVAELKGLDPARVNVPVIGGHAGKTIIPLISQCTPKVEFPADQLSALTGRIQEAGTEVVKAKAGAGSATLSMAYAGARFTFSVLDAMNGKEGVVECSFVRSEETECKYFSTPLLLGKNGIEKNLGLGKLSAFEEKLVADAMDELKGSIKKGEDFVAKMK; encoded by the coding sequence atgTTTTCCCGCGCCGTGAGACCTACCGTGAGCCTCGCTCGGAGCCTGTCCACCTCCTCGCAGAACAACGCCAAGGTGGCGGTGCTAGGGGCTTCAGGCGGCATAGGCCAGCCGCTATCTCTGCTTCTCAAGAATAGCCCCCTGGTGAGTCACCTCTCCCTGTATGATATTGCCCACACCCCCGGGGTGGCTGCAGACCTCAGCCACATCGAGACGAGGGCCCAGGTGACGGGCCACATGGGTCCCGACCAGCTGGATGCTGCTCTGCAGGGCTGCGACGTCGTGGTCATCCCCGCCGGCGTGCCCAGAAAACCAGGCATGACTCGCGATGACCTCTTCAACACCAACGCCACCATTGTAGCCACCTTGGCCGATGCTTGCGCCCGCAACTGCCCTGAGGCAATGATCTGTATTATCGCCAACCCCGTCAACTCCACCATCCCTATTACATCAGAGATCATGAAGAAGCATGGCGTTTACAACCCCAACAAAGTGTTTGGTGTCACAACCCTGGACATTGTCAGAGCAAACACCTTCGTGGCAGAGCTCAAAGGCCTCGACCCAGCTCGGGTCAATGTTCCAGTCATTGGAGGTCACGCTGGGAAGACCATCATTCCCCTCATTTCCCAGTGCACGCCAAAAGTGGAGTTCcctgctgatcagctgtctgcGCTGACCGGCAGGATCCAGGAGGCTGGCACAGAGGTGGTGAAGGCCAAAGCCGGAGCCGGATCTGCTACCCTCTCCATGGCCTATGCCGGTGCCCGTTTCACCTTCTCCGTCCTGGATGCCATGAATGGAAAGGAGGGTGTGGTGGAGTGCTCCTTCGTCAGATCCGAGGAGACCGAGTGCAAGTACTTCTCGACACCTCTTCTCCTGGGGAAGAACGGCATTGAGAAGAACCTTGGGCTGGGCAAGCTGAGTGCCTTCGAGGAGAAGCTGGTGGCCGATGCCATGGACGAGCTGAAGGGTTCCATCAAGAAGGGCGAGGATTTTGTGGCTAAGATGAAGTGA
- the rspo3 gene encoding R-spondin-3 has product MQLQLISFVLIILHCMDYTGCQQHSSSRHRQHKQISGVSSGCQQGGCLTCSDYNGCLSCKPRFFMHLERIGMKQIGVCMTSCPSGFYGTRSPERNTCTKCRSECDSCFNKNFCTRCRAGFYLHLGKCQENCPEGLVRSDTQRECVPRCPAECELCVNSETCTRCRPGLYQLSGRCHHVCPEDYEPNDKLMDCTAQVHCEVGEWSEWSPCSRPGRTCGFRRGQETRTRQVVQYPSPFGNPCPEISEIKECLVKRRKCSGSGRKNERRERRNRNNRKDKENQEGRRERKRERERERERDTGEREDSDNRNKTEHRHRRGHDTDPVTPGEGLVQ; this is encoded by the exons ATGCAATTACAACTGATCTCCTTTGTTTTGATCATCTTGCACTGCATGGATTACACTGGttgtcagcagcacagcagctccaggcACCGGCAACATAAAC AGATCTCTGGTGTGAGCTCGGGGTGCCAGCAGGGCGGCTGTCTGACCTGCTCTGACTACAATGGCTGCCTGTCCTGCAAGCCACGCTTCTTCATGCATTTGGAGAGGATTGGGATGAAGCAGATCGGGGTGTGCATGACCTCCTGTCCTTCGGGCTTTTACGGCACACGCTCCCCGGAAAGAAACACCTGCACAA agTGCAGGTCGGAGTGCGACTCCTGCTTCAACAAGAACTTCTGCACACGCTGCCGAGCAGGATTCTACCTTCACCTGGGCAAGTGCCAGGAGAACTGCCCTGAGGGGCTGGTCCGCAGCgacacacagagggagtgtGTTCCCA GGTGCCCCGCAGAGTGTGAGTTGTGTGTGAACAGTGAGACATGCACGCGGTGCCGGCCAGGTCTGTACCAGCTCAGTGGAAGGTGCCACCATGTCTGTCCAGAGGACTATGAGCCCAATGACAAACTCATGGACTGCACAGCACAAG TGCACTGTGAGGTGGGCGAGTGGAGCGAGTGGAGTCCTTGCTCTCGGCCCGGTAGAACCTGTGGGTTCAGACGTGGCCAGGAGACCCGCACACGACAGGTCGTCCAGTACCCATCACCCTTTGGCAACCCCTGCCCTGAGATCTCAGAGATCAAAGAGTGCCTGGTCAAGAGGAGGAAATGTTCAG GATCAGGCAGGAAGAACGAGCGAAGAGAACGGAGGAATCGCAACAACCGGAAAGATAAGGAGAACCAGGAGGGTCGgcgggagaggaagagagagagggagcgagagagggaaagagacacAGGTGAACGTGAAGACTCTGATAACAGGAACAAAACAGAGCACAGGCATCGCAGAGGCCATGACACAGACCCAGTCACCCCTGGAGAAGGCCTTGTACAGTAG